GGGGACATTTTAATATTGCTAACACAAAATCATGGAAGACCTTGAAATATCAGAATGGTTTGCAGTATGATGAATAATATTGATACGTTTTACAGAGCGAGCTTTGCTAATGAAAGAGGAAACCATATCAGACCTTTGCTACCTGGATGAGCCTGAGCTTGACCGGCCTGCCCTCATCATGGGCTTTTCCGGGTGGCCCAATGCTGGTGACGTCTCCACCGGAACCCTGACCTTTCTGCTCCACCGCCTTAAGTCCCGGCCCCTGGCCTTCATGAAAACCGATGCTTTCTATGATTTTGCTTCGCACCGGCCTTCTGGCAGTATCCATCACGGTTTGGTCAGCGCAATCAGTATGCCGAAAAACGAATTTTTCTACGTCAAGGGCGAAAAAAATGATCAGGACTTGATTCTTTTCCTGGGGCAGGAGCCAGACTTACGCTGGGAGGCCTTTTCAGATCTGATTCTTGGCCTGGCTCAAGATTTCGGCGTGGGAAGCATCTACACCCTGGGCGGGACATACGACTACCTGCCTCATTGGCTGGAACCCCGCGTTTCGGTTGTCTTTTCATCTGAAGAATTTAAATCAACTTTTGGGCTGATCGAGGAGTTCGATAACGTAGCCCTGGTTGAATACGATGGTCCTATCAGCATACACAGTATGCTTTCGTTCAAGGCACGGTCAAAAGGCA
The sequence above is drawn from the Deltaproteobacteria bacterium genome and encodes:
- a CDS encoding PAC2 family protein produces the protein MKEETISDLCYLDEPELDRPALIMGFSGWPNAGDVSTGTLTFLLHRLKSRPLAFMKTDAFYDFASHRPSGSIHHGLVSAISMPKNEFFYVKGEKNDQDLILFLGQEPDLRWEAFSDLILGLAQDFGVGSIYTLGGTYDYLPHWLEPRVSVVFSSEEFKSTFGLIEEFDNVALVEYDGPISIHSMLSFKARSKGIPVFGLWGHAPVYIHTGNLKVHLRLVEILTRIIGFTVNTSDLVEGLEQMDHKIQVLMQENPQLKKFIQELEEEHGKQDDPSSRRSLLDSSASRGKVISIDEFLKRERENSE